The proteins below are encoded in one region of Pygocentrus nattereri isolate fPygNat1 chromosome 13, fPygNat1.pri, whole genome shotgun sequence:
- the LOC108411007 gene encoding tectonic-3 isoform X3: protein MQPAGMLSRCSLLQLVLALGVILPPATDSQGTESYTRLPPVDWDEHLFTENLTAAAATIHSITAGASDPLDTATPSVIPRGFDDRAMSTVSPLTEEPITTSTDCVCDLTPDFCDIACCCDVVDCGVANLSSVFSGCKQETSVLLDLRPGVCVESWLMFRANVDPQLVTVTDSLFCVRKGNETDAAQTLPALSEGTFSIFSPHFSLQEPAPYHSRNSSFYKVDDIILTYYNATSAVSVLRHPSPGAASSSCVDRNPAKFLRSGSLSCSRAVSAQSCGRDGTLSIRSYFTGFRLLRVPRLSKVDLPNITIPVILLSSQPEPTEHNGYCVNVVSKVEYMITYTGGGEITAATLRVELANASFGTQLLQQHTVKFQLATPSPPPSSTPLVGLTVGTPVIGWFGEEAQPLTVQGLSVGGDCATDLFNRASILFNHNTITGCSFRSPSRDCASLKAQLYRVLRGATTPDMVAMTAGSQPDWSRVILQDCPEPPTGELCETGCLLPISLSVQVLWAQRGLLAMPQNHILGAKYIFSCQILKCPVASPLPVTTEVIFSDATVYPEAPRGEPQPEWKFPFAFFTRGAGELDGE, encoded by the exons ATGCAACCTGCGGG AATGCTGTCTCGCTGTTCCCTTCTGCAGCTGGTCTTGGCTCTTGGGGTGATTTTGCCGCCGGCTACAGACTCGCAAGGCACTGAGAGCTACACCAGACTGCCTCCTGTGGATTGGGATGAACATCTGTTTACAGAAAATCTGACAGCTGCAGCAGCAACGATCCACTCCATTACAGCTGGAGCCTCAGATCCTTTGGACACCGCCACCCCAAGTGTTATTCCAAGAGGATTTGATGACCGCGCCATGTCCACTGTCAGCCCCTTGACCGAAGAGCCGATCACAACTTCCACTG ATTGCGTTTGTGATCTCACGCCAGATTTCTGTGACATCGCCTGCTGCTGTGACGTGGTGGATTGTGGAGTCGCCAACCTGAGctctgttttcagtgggtgCAAGCAGGAAACTAG TGTCTTGCTTGATTTGAGGCCTGGAGTGTGTGTTGAGAGCTGGCTGATGTTTCGAGCCAACGTGGACCCCCAGCTTGTGACAGTGACTGACTCGCTGTTCTGCGTTCGGAAAGGGAACG AGACAGATGCAGCGCAGACTCTACCTGCCCTCTCTGAGGGGACGTTCTCCATCTTCTCTCCTCATTTCTCACTACAGGAGCCCGCCCCCTACCACAGCCGCAACTCAAGCTTCTACAAG GTGGATGACATCATTCTGACATATTACAACGCCACATCCGCAGTGAGCGTGCTCAGACACCCATCGCCAGGGGCGGCATCTTCATCCTGCGTGGACCGCAATCCTGCAA agTTCCTGCGTTCTGGCTCTCTGTCCTGTTCACGAGCTGTGAGCGCTCAGTCTTGTGGAAGAGACGGCACGCTGAGCATTCGTTCCTATTTCACTGGCTTCAGACTCCTCAGG GTTCCACGTCTTTCAAAAGTGGACTTGCCAAATATAACG ATCCCAGTTATCCTGTTGTCCAGCCAGCCTGAACCCACTGAACATAATGGCTACTGTGTGAATGTGGTGTCAAAG GTGGAGTATATGATCACATACACAGGCGGAGGGGAGATTACCGCAGCCACGCTGAGAGTGGAGTTGGCAAATGCCAGTTTTGGCACCCAGTTACTGCAACAGCACACGGTGAAATTTCAG TTGGCCACACCCTCACCACCTCCTTCTAGCACGCCATTGGTAGGCTTGACGGTTGGCACGCCAGTGATTGGCTGGTTTGGCGAAGAGGCTCAGCCT CTGACGGTCCAGGGACTGTCTGTAGGAGGAGACTGTGCTACTGACCTCTTCAACCGAGCTTCCATTCTCTTCAACCACAACACCATCACTGGCTGCAGCTTCAG GTCTCCATCCCGTGACTGCGCCTCACTTAAAGCTCAGCTCTACAGAGTTCTGCGTGGTGCCACGACTCCAGACATGGTCGCCATGACTGCAGGTTCACAGCCAGACTGGAGCAGGGTCATTCTGCAGGATTGTCCTGAGCCCCCAACA GGTGAGCTGTGTGAGACAGGCTGTCTCTTGCCCATCTCCCTCTCAGTGCAGGTACTTTGGGCTCAGAGAGGACTGCTGGCAATGCCGCAAAACCATATCCTGGGAGCCAAATACATCTTCAGCTGTCAGATACTGAAG TGTCCTGTCGCTTCTCCTCTGCCTGTGACCACGGAGGTGATTTTCTCTGACGCCACCGTTTACCCAGAAGCCCCCAGAGGTGAACCCCAACCCGAGTGGAAATTCCCGTTTGCTTTTTTCACAAGAGGGGCAGGAGAGTTAGATGGAGAGTAG
- the LOC108411007 gene encoding tectonic-3 isoform X2: protein MLNLPLCPLKALVCKSWRMLSRCSLLQLVLALGVILPPATDSQGTESYTRLPPVDWDEHLFTENLTAAAATIHSITAGASDPLDTATPSVIPRGFDDRAMSTVSPLTEEPITTSTDCVCDLTPDFCDIACCCDVVDCGVANLSSVFSGCKQETRPGVCVESWLMFRANVDPQLVTVTDSLFCVRKGNETDAAQTLPALSEGTFSIFSPHFSLQEPAPYHSRNSSFYKVDDIILTYYNATSAVSVLRHPSPGAASSSCVDRNPAKFLRSGSLSCSRAVSAQSCGRDGTLSIRSYFTGFRLLRVPRLSKVDLPNITIPVILLSSQPEPTEHNGYCVNVVSKVEYMITYTGGGEITAATLRVELANASFGTQLLQQHTVKFQLATPSPPPSSTPLVGLTVGTPVIGWFGEEAQPLTVQGLSVGGDCATDLFNRASILFNHNTITGCSFRSPSRDCASLKAQLYRVLRGATTPDMVAMTAGSQPDWSRVILQDCPEPPTGELCETGCLLPISLSVQVLWAQRGLLAMPQNHILGAKYIFSCQILKCPVASPLPVTTEVIFSDATVYPEAPRGEPQPEWKFPFAFFTRGAGELDGE from the exons ATGTTGAACTTGCCGCTTTGTCCGCTGAAGGCCCTCGTCTGCAAGTCCTGGAG AATGCTGTCTCGCTGTTCCCTTCTGCAGCTGGTCTTGGCTCTTGGGGTGATTTTGCCGCCGGCTACAGACTCGCAAGGCACTGAGAGCTACACCAGACTGCCTCCTGTGGATTGGGATGAACATCTGTTTACAGAAAATCTGACAGCTGCAGCAGCAACGATCCACTCCATTACAGCTGGAGCCTCAGATCCTTTGGACACCGCCACCCCAAGTGTTATTCCAAGAGGATTTGATGACCGCGCCATGTCCACTGTCAGCCCCTTGACCGAAGAGCCGATCACAACTTCCACTG ATTGCGTTTGTGATCTCACGCCAGATTTCTGTGACATCGCCTGCTGCTGTGACGTGGTGGATTGTGGAGTCGCCAACCTGAGctctgttttcagtgggtgCAAGCAGGAAACTAG GCCTGGAGTGTGTGTTGAGAGCTGGCTGATGTTTCGAGCCAACGTGGACCCCCAGCTTGTGACAGTGACTGACTCGCTGTTCTGCGTTCGGAAAGGGAACG AGACAGATGCAGCGCAGACTCTACCTGCCCTCTCTGAGGGGACGTTCTCCATCTTCTCTCCTCATTTCTCACTACAGGAGCCCGCCCCCTACCACAGCCGCAACTCAAGCTTCTACAAG GTGGATGACATCATTCTGACATATTACAACGCCACATCCGCAGTGAGCGTGCTCAGACACCCATCGCCAGGGGCGGCATCTTCATCCTGCGTGGACCGCAATCCTGCAA agTTCCTGCGTTCTGGCTCTCTGTCCTGTTCACGAGCTGTGAGCGCTCAGTCTTGTGGAAGAGACGGCACGCTGAGCATTCGTTCCTATTTCACTGGCTTCAGACTCCTCAGG GTTCCACGTCTTTCAAAAGTGGACTTGCCAAATATAACG ATCCCAGTTATCCTGTTGTCCAGCCAGCCTGAACCCACTGAACATAATGGCTACTGTGTGAATGTGGTGTCAAAG GTGGAGTATATGATCACATACACAGGCGGAGGGGAGATTACCGCAGCCACGCTGAGAGTGGAGTTGGCAAATGCCAGTTTTGGCACCCAGTTACTGCAACAGCACACGGTGAAATTTCAG TTGGCCACACCCTCACCACCTCCTTCTAGCACGCCATTGGTAGGCTTGACGGTTGGCACGCCAGTGATTGGCTGGTTTGGCGAAGAGGCTCAGCCT CTGACGGTCCAGGGACTGTCTGTAGGAGGAGACTGTGCTACTGACCTCTTCAACCGAGCTTCCATTCTCTTCAACCACAACACCATCACTGGCTGCAGCTTCAG GTCTCCATCCCGTGACTGCGCCTCACTTAAAGCTCAGCTCTACAGAGTTCTGCGTGGTGCCACGACTCCAGACATGGTCGCCATGACTGCAGGTTCACAGCCAGACTGGAGCAGGGTCATTCTGCAGGATTGTCCTGAGCCCCCAACA GGTGAGCTGTGTGAGACAGGCTGTCTCTTGCCCATCTCCCTCTCAGTGCAGGTACTTTGGGCTCAGAGAGGACTGCTGGCAATGCCGCAAAACCATATCCTGGGAGCCAAATACATCTTCAGCTGTCAGATACTGAAG TGTCCTGTCGCTTCTCCTCTGCCTGTGACCACGGAGGTGATTTTCTCTGACGCCACCGTTTACCCAGAAGCCCCCAGAGGTGAACCCCAACCCGAGTGGAAATTCCCGTTTGCTTTTTTCACAAGAGGGGCAGGAGAGTTAGATGGAGAGTAG
- the LOC108411007 gene encoding tectonic-3 isoform X4 codes for MLSRCSLLQLVLALGVILPPATDSQGTESYTRLPPVDWDEHLFTENLTAAAATIHSITAGASDPLDTATPSVIPRGFDDRAMSTVSPLTEEPITTSTDCVCDLTPDFCDIACCCDVVDCGVANLSSVFSGCKQETSVLLDLRPGVCVESWLMFRANVDPQLVTVTDSLFCVRKGNETDAAQTLPALSEGTFSIFSPHFSLQEPAPYHSRNSSFYKVDDIILTYYNATSAVSVLRHPSPGAASSSCVDRNPAKFLRSGSLSCSRAVSAQSCGRDGTLSIRSYFTGFRLLRVPRLSKVDLPNITIPVILLSSQPEPTEHNGYCVNVVSKVEYMITYTGGGEITAATLRVELANASFGTQLLQQHTVKFQLATPSPPPSSTPLVGLTVGTPVIGWFGEEAQPLTVQGLSVGGDCATDLFNRASILFNHNTITGCSFRSPSRDCASLKAQLYRVLRGATTPDMVAMTAGSQPDWSRVILQDCPEPPTGELCETGCLLPISLSVQVLWAQRGLLAMPQNHILGAKYIFSCQILKCPVASPLPVTTEVIFSDATVYPEAPRGEPQPEWKFPFAFFTRGAGELDGE; via the exons ATGCTGTCTCGCTGTTCCCTTCTGCAGCTGGTCTTGGCTCTTGGGGTGATTTTGCCGCCGGCTACAGACTCGCAAGGCACTGAGAGCTACACCAGACTGCCTCCTGTGGATTGGGATGAACATCTGTTTACAGAAAATCTGACAGCTGCAGCAGCAACGATCCACTCCATTACAGCTGGAGCCTCAGATCCTTTGGACACCGCCACCCCAAGTGTTATTCCAAGAGGATTTGATGACCGCGCCATGTCCACTGTCAGCCCCTTGACCGAAGAGCCGATCACAACTTCCACTG ATTGCGTTTGTGATCTCACGCCAGATTTCTGTGACATCGCCTGCTGCTGTGACGTGGTGGATTGTGGAGTCGCCAACCTGAGctctgttttcagtgggtgCAAGCAGGAAACTAG TGTCTTGCTTGATTTGAGGCCTGGAGTGTGTGTTGAGAGCTGGCTGATGTTTCGAGCCAACGTGGACCCCCAGCTTGTGACAGTGACTGACTCGCTGTTCTGCGTTCGGAAAGGGAACG AGACAGATGCAGCGCAGACTCTACCTGCCCTCTCTGAGGGGACGTTCTCCATCTTCTCTCCTCATTTCTCACTACAGGAGCCCGCCCCCTACCACAGCCGCAACTCAAGCTTCTACAAG GTGGATGACATCATTCTGACATATTACAACGCCACATCCGCAGTGAGCGTGCTCAGACACCCATCGCCAGGGGCGGCATCTTCATCCTGCGTGGACCGCAATCCTGCAA agTTCCTGCGTTCTGGCTCTCTGTCCTGTTCACGAGCTGTGAGCGCTCAGTCTTGTGGAAGAGACGGCACGCTGAGCATTCGTTCCTATTTCACTGGCTTCAGACTCCTCAGG GTTCCACGTCTTTCAAAAGTGGACTTGCCAAATATAACG ATCCCAGTTATCCTGTTGTCCAGCCAGCCTGAACCCACTGAACATAATGGCTACTGTGTGAATGTGGTGTCAAAG GTGGAGTATATGATCACATACACAGGCGGAGGGGAGATTACCGCAGCCACGCTGAGAGTGGAGTTGGCAAATGCCAGTTTTGGCACCCAGTTACTGCAACAGCACACGGTGAAATTTCAG TTGGCCACACCCTCACCACCTCCTTCTAGCACGCCATTGGTAGGCTTGACGGTTGGCACGCCAGTGATTGGCTGGTTTGGCGAAGAGGCTCAGCCT CTGACGGTCCAGGGACTGTCTGTAGGAGGAGACTGTGCTACTGACCTCTTCAACCGAGCTTCCATTCTCTTCAACCACAACACCATCACTGGCTGCAGCTTCAG GTCTCCATCCCGTGACTGCGCCTCACTTAAAGCTCAGCTCTACAGAGTTCTGCGTGGTGCCACGACTCCAGACATGGTCGCCATGACTGCAGGTTCACAGCCAGACTGGAGCAGGGTCATTCTGCAGGATTGTCCTGAGCCCCCAACA GGTGAGCTGTGTGAGACAGGCTGTCTCTTGCCCATCTCCCTCTCAGTGCAGGTACTTTGGGCTCAGAGAGGACTGCTGGCAATGCCGCAAAACCATATCCTGGGAGCCAAATACATCTTCAGCTGTCAGATACTGAAG TGTCCTGTCGCTTCTCCTCTGCCTGTGACCACGGAGGTGATTTTCTCTGACGCCACCGTTTACCCAGAAGCCCCCAGAGGTGAACCCCAACCCGAGTGGAAATTCCCGTTTGCTTTTTTCACAAGAGGGGCAGGAGAGTTAGATGGAGAGTAG
- the LOC108411007 gene encoding tectonic-3 isoform X1, producing the protein MLNLPLCPLKALVCKSWRMLSRCSLLQLVLALGVILPPATDSQGTESYTRLPPVDWDEHLFTENLTAAAATIHSITAGASDPLDTATPSVIPRGFDDRAMSTVSPLTEEPITTSTDCVCDLTPDFCDIACCCDVVDCGVANLSSVFSGCKQETSVLLDLRPGVCVESWLMFRANVDPQLVTVTDSLFCVRKGNETDAAQTLPALSEGTFSIFSPHFSLQEPAPYHSRNSSFYKVDDIILTYYNATSAVSVLRHPSPGAASSSCVDRNPAKFLRSGSLSCSRAVSAQSCGRDGTLSIRSYFTGFRLLRVPRLSKVDLPNITIPVILLSSQPEPTEHNGYCVNVVSKVEYMITYTGGGEITAATLRVELANASFGTQLLQQHTVKFQLATPSPPPSSTPLVGLTVGTPVIGWFGEEAQPLTVQGLSVGGDCATDLFNRASILFNHNTITGCSFRSPSRDCASLKAQLYRVLRGATTPDMVAMTAGSQPDWSRVILQDCPEPPTGELCETGCLLPISLSVQVLWAQRGLLAMPQNHILGAKYIFSCQILKCPVASPLPVTTEVIFSDATVYPEAPRGEPQPEWKFPFAFFTRGAGELDGE; encoded by the exons ATGTTGAACTTGCCGCTTTGTCCGCTGAAGGCCCTCGTCTGCAAGTCCTGGAG AATGCTGTCTCGCTGTTCCCTTCTGCAGCTGGTCTTGGCTCTTGGGGTGATTTTGCCGCCGGCTACAGACTCGCAAGGCACTGAGAGCTACACCAGACTGCCTCCTGTGGATTGGGATGAACATCTGTTTACAGAAAATCTGACAGCTGCAGCAGCAACGATCCACTCCATTACAGCTGGAGCCTCAGATCCTTTGGACACCGCCACCCCAAGTGTTATTCCAAGAGGATTTGATGACCGCGCCATGTCCACTGTCAGCCCCTTGACCGAAGAGCCGATCACAACTTCCACTG ATTGCGTTTGTGATCTCACGCCAGATTTCTGTGACATCGCCTGCTGCTGTGACGTGGTGGATTGTGGAGTCGCCAACCTGAGctctgttttcagtgggtgCAAGCAGGAAACTAG TGTCTTGCTTGATTTGAGGCCTGGAGTGTGTGTTGAGAGCTGGCTGATGTTTCGAGCCAACGTGGACCCCCAGCTTGTGACAGTGACTGACTCGCTGTTCTGCGTTCGGAAAGGGAACG AGACAGATGCAGCGCAGACTCTACCTGCCCTCTCTGAGGGGACGTTCTCCATCTTCTCTCCTCATTTCTCACTACAGGAGCCCGCCCCCTACCACAGCCGCAACTCAAGCTTCTACAAG GTGGATGACATCATTCTGACATATTACAACGCCACATCCGCAGTGAGCGTGCTCAGACACCCATCGCCAGGGGCGGCATCTTCATCCTGCGTGGACCGCAATCCTGCAA agTTCCTGCGTTCTGGCTCTCTGTCCTGTTCACGAGCTGTGAGCGCTCAGTCTTGTGGAAGAGACGGCACGCTGAGCATTCGTTCCTATTTCACTGGCTTCAGACTCCTCAGG GTTCCACGTCTTTCAAAAGTGGACTTGCCAAATATAACG ATCCCAGTTATCCTGTTGTCCAGCCAGCCTGAACCCACTGAACATAATGGCTACTGTGTGAATGTGGTGTCAAAG GTGGAGTATATGATCACATACACAGGCGGAGGGGAGATTACCGCAGCCACGCTGAGAGTGGAGTTGGCAAATGCCAGTTTTGGCACCCAGTTACTGCAACAGCACACGGTGAAATTTCAG TTGGCCACACCCTCACCACCTCCTTCTAGCACGCCATTGGTAGGCTTGACGGTTGGCACGCCAGTGATTGGCTGGTTTGGCGAAGAGGCTCAGCCT CTGACGGTCCAGGGACTGTCTGTAGGAGGAGACTGTGCTACTGACCTCTTCAACCGAGCTTCCATTCTCTTCAACCACAACACCATCACTGGCTGCAGCTTCAG GTCTCCATCCCGTGACTGCGCCTCACTTAAAGCTCAGCTCTACAGAGTTCTGCGTGGTGCCACGACTCCAGACATGGTCGCCATGACTGCAGGTTCACAGCCAGACTGGAGCAGGGTCATTCTGCAGGATTGTCCTGAGCCCCCAACA GGTGAGCTGTGTGAGACAGGCTGTCTCTTGCCCATCTCCCTCTCAGTGCAGGTACTTTGGGCTCAGAGAGGACTGCTGGCAATGCCGCAAAACCATATCCTGGGAGCCAAATACATCTTCAGCTGTCAGATACTGAAG TGTCCTGTCGCTTCTCCTCTGCCTGTGACCACGGAGGTGATTTTCTCTGACGCCACCGTTTACCCAGAAGCCCCCAGAGGTGAACCCCAACCCGAGTGGAAATTCCCGTTTGCTTTTTTCACAAGAGGGGCAGGAGAGTTAGATGGAGAGTAG